A DNA window from Pseudodesulfovibrio thermohalotolerans contains the following coding sequences:
- a CDS encoding ERCC4 domain-containing protein, protein MMDRITVVVDTREQEPYSFDSDKVSAVRKALPAGDYSLVGLEERVAVERKSLTDFVSTVIRGRKRFHRELEKLSAYESACVVVECNFRDLVDGRYRSDAHPHALIGTVASIVVDFGVPVYFCSDRQAACRFVEEYLTRFHRRIARCQKEMRVTRRDSGEE, encoded by the coding sequence ATGATGGACCGGATCACCGTTGTCGTCGACACCCGCGAACAGGAGCCCTACAGCTTCGATAGCGACAAGGTTTCGGCGGTTCGCAAGGCGCTGCCCGCCGGTGATTACTCACTGGTCGGCCTCGAGGAACGGGTGGCGGTGGAGCGTAAATCCCTGACGGATTTCGTCTCCACCGTCATCCGGGGGCGAAAGCGGTTTCACCGCGAGTTGGAAAAGCTCTCAGCTTACGAATCCGCCTGCGTGGTTGTCGAATGCAACTTTCGCGATCTGGTCGATGGCCGCTACCGCAGCGATGCCCACCCGCATGCGCTGATCGGAACGGTCGCCTCCATCGTCGTCGACTTCGGTGTCCCCGTCTACTTCTGCTCGGACCGGCAGGCCGCCTGCCGTTTTGTCGAGGAGTACCTGACACGTTTTCACCGGAGGATCGCGAGATGCCAAAAAGAAATGAGAGTAACCCGGCGCGACTCCGGGGAAGAATAG
- a CDS encoding DUF669 domain-containing protein yields the protein MEHYENQSNSNLDLAQFDDAFETAEVEEREFEAVPDGKYQVNVDRVELTRAQTSGNPMLKWTLRILAPTLKGRLLWRNNVMASNENIKWLKQDLYTCGLQLQKLSDLPGHLEQLLNIKLEVTKRTRGENENIYFNRRIVMADDAGAPGAAMDDMMPF from the coding sequence ATGGAACACTACGAAAACCAATCCAACAGCAACCTCGACCTGGCGCAGTTCGACGACGCCTTCGAAACCGCCGAAGTCGAGGAGCGTGAGTTCGAAGCCGTTCCCGACGGCAAGTATCAGGTCAACGTTGACCGGGTCGAACTGACTCGCGCCCAGACCTCGGGCAATCCCATGCTCAAGTGGACCCTGCGCATTCTCGCGCCGACCCTCAAGGGCCGTCTGCTCTGGCGCAACAACGTCATGGCCAGCAACGAGAACATCAAGTGGCTCAAGCAGGACCTCTACACCTGCGGGCTGCAGCTTCAGAAGCTCTCCGACCTGCCGGGCCACCTCGAGCAGCTTCTCAACATCAAGCTGGAGGTGACCAAGCGCACTCGCGGTGAAAACGAGAACATCTACTTCAACCGTCGCATTGTCATGGCCGACGATGCCGGGGCTCCCGGCGCGGCGATGGACGACATGATGCCGTTCTGA